The Prevotella sp. oral taxon 299 str. F0039 genome has a segment encoding these proteins:
- a CDS encoding RagB/SusD family nutrient uptake outer membrane protein — MKKLLLIGAMGLTLASCNLDILPENGLTYSNSFETERELNTTTSSILYYINTTIGENAIFAMAGVKADALLDGTQVREWNPRTVIGSEYSWKGLYDIIFESNLLLDNIYRTQGLTTERENYHKGQAEFGLGLAYFMLAQRYGDAIITENSSAIKPYPLSTQSEVLNTAIEHAKKAYDLLPTHENLKDINGAVVTNRQVASKGTAAALLAHLYAWRGSVTELYSLQGNAQEDYKNAVNYASIIINNQAGHYELCSSPETLCEYLSDPSKTNPEAIFSLYFDKTRSSNVTSPNTIARNYVSWPVKEDQQLADLPTTTQFSLYKQTINDLFPDATDQRLQAFFYQFDQAHNINGVDYAIMYKFRKAIMDPDQYSASGVSYRTVDADYVYWRLADIILLRAECYNKLGNTADATTDLNKIRTRAGALTYPSTYDTDGLKKAIYLERVKEFIGENDARYADIVRNNYIKEELQGKFTLLTAQDIKNGALFLPLPKDAWQDKDGHITNTLLREKPYWQAYN, encoded by the coding sequence ATGAAGAAATTATTGCTTATAGGTGCTATGGGGTTAACCCTTGCATCGTGTAATCTAGATATATTACCAGAAAACGGTTTGACTTATTCAAACTCTTTCGAAACAGAACGTGAGTTAAACACCACAACTTCGTCAATTCTATATTACATAAACACAACAATTGGAGAGAATGCGATCTTCGCTATGGCTGGAGTTAAAGCCGATGCACTATTAGATGGAACTCAAGTTCGTGAGTGGAACCCACGCACAGTCATTGGTAGTGAGTATTCATGGAAAGGCTTATACGATATAATCTTTGAGTCGAACCTATTGTTAGACAATATTTATAGAACGCAAGGTCTAACCACTGAGCGTGAAAACTACCACAAAGGACAGGCTGAATTTGGTTTAGGTTTGGCATACTTTATGCTTGCTCAACGCTATGGAGATGCTATTATCACTGAGAACTCAAGTGCAATTAAGCCTTATCCTTTGTCAACTCAGAGCGAAGTGCTCAACACTGCGATTGAACATGCAAAGAAAGCGTATGACTTGTTGCCTACTCATGAAAACCTAAAGGATATCAATGGGGCAGTAGTTACCAATCGTCAGGTAGCTTCTAAGGGTACAGCAGCGGCTCTATTGGCACACTTGTATGCTTGGAGAGGTAGCGTAACAGAGTTGTATTCGCTACAAGGTAACGCACAAGAGGATTATAAAAATGCTGTGAATTATGCTTCGATAATTATCAATAATCAAGCAGGTCACTACGAATTGTGCAGCAGTCCTGAAACACTATGCGAATATTTGTCTGATCCAAGCAAAACAAATCCAGAGGCAATATTTAGTCTTTACTTCGATAAAACACGTTCTTCGAATGTAACTTCGCCTAACACAATTGCACGAAACTACGTGAGTTGGCCTGTAAAAGAAGATCAGCAATTAGCCGATTTGCCCACAACTACGCAGTTTAGTCTATACAAACAAACCATAAACGATTTGTTTCCTGATGCAACAGACCAACGTTTGCAAGCATTTTTCTATCAGTTCGACCAAGCTCATAACATAAATGGCGTTGATTATGCCATCATGTACAAGTTCAGAAAGGCGATAATGGATCCCGATCAGTATTCTGCAAGCGGCGTAAGCTATAGAACTGTAGACGCAGATTATGTTTATTGGCGTTTAGCCGACATCATATTGTTACGTGCTGAGTGCTATAATAAGCTCGGAAACACTGCTGATGCCACCACAGACTTGAACAAAATACGCACAAGAGCGGGTGCTTTAACCTATCCATCTACATACGATACAGATGGATTAAAGAAGGCAATATATCTCGAAAGAGTGAAAGAATTCATCGGAGAGAACGACGCTCGCTATGCAGATATCGTGCGAAACAATTACATTAAGGAAGAATTGCAAGGTAAGTTCACCCTTCTTACAGCACAAGACATCAAGAATGGTGCCCTATTCTTACCACTTCCTAAAGACGCTTGGCAAGATAAAGACGGACACATCACCAACACTTTGCTCCGTGAAAAGCCTTATTGGCAAGCTTACAACTAA
- a CDS encoding thioredoxin fold domain-containing protein, with product MKKIFLMLFALLSLVAKAQTANNNASVGNKGIVFFNGSFAEALAEAKKTNKALFVDFYAVWCVPCKQMAKNVFTLEEVGDYINKHFISLQIDAEKPENVEIAKQYKVEAYPTVAFIDAEGKPLSVNVGALNKQELLDAAQIAAGESVSFDDLYKKYKTNPEDLAVQQELLLKAPSFLQAQDGIEADKWVTRIQKIYHNYVATKNPKELINANDYRIILTLEGEDNKEHKLGIVNMINSNIDEWTKALGKAPAFYIVEANDAFAEDYAKEANIKYKEYVNNVKSLYAKAYSIIAQPGVNSYEHAQLYNDALYNLYKNKDVKGYIKAMQQLFEKMGTAAQPSDFGKAAQNLYNAAAKSLKNEDHQQAIQWVTKALQGDDAVMDRVNYIVMIGDSYRALKNYSKAREYYNQGFAESLRMENMEMPQAMVQGAIKQKLATLDLLEK from the coding sequence ATGAAGAAGATATTTTTAATGCTATTTGCACTCCTTTCATTGGTGGCAAAGGCACAAACAGCAAATAATAATGCCTCTGTGGGCAATAAAGGAATTGTGTTTTTTAATGGTAGTTTCGCTGAAGCTTTAGCCGAAGCAAAGAAAACTAACAAGGCTCTTTTCGTGGATTTCTATGCTGTTTGGTGTGTTCCTTGCAAGCAAATGGCAAAGAATGTGTTTACATTAGAAGAGGTTGGAGATTATATCAACAAGCACTTCATCAGCTTACAGATAGATGCAGAGAAGCCAGAAAACGTAGAAATAGCTAAACAATATAAGGTAGAAGCCTATCCAACTGTGGCATTTATTGATGCAGAGGGAAAGCCTTTATCGGTCAATGTTGGTGCTTTGAACAAGCAAGAGCTATTAGATGCGGCTCAAATTGCAGCAGGCGAGAGTGTAAGTTTCGACGACTTATATAAGAAGTACAAAACTAATCCAGAAGACTTAGCTGTTCAACAAGAACTACTTCTTAAGGCTCCCAGTTTCTTGCAGGCGCAAGATGGTATCGAAGCAGATAAGTGGGTGACTCGAATTCAAAAGATATACCACAACTATGTGGCAACAAAGAATCCCAAAGAGCTTATTAATGCCAACGACTATCGCATCATTCTCACTCTTGAAGGCGAAGATAATAAAGAGCACAAGTTAGGTATTGTGAACATGATTAACAGCAATATCGACGAGTGGACCAAAGCTCTTGGCAAGGCACCAGCTTTCTATATTGTTGAAGCAAACGATGCTTTTGCAGAAGACTATGCTAAAGAAGCTAACATTAAGTATAAAGAATATGTCAACAACGTAAAGAGTCTTTATGCAAAAGCTTATAGCATTATTGCTCAACCAGGCGTTAATTCTTACGAGCATGCACAGCTTTATAACGATGCTTTGTATAATCTTTATAAGAACAAAGACGTTAAAGGGTATATCAAGGCAATGCAACAGTTGTTCGAAAAGATGGGAACAGCAGCTCAACCATCCGACTTTGGCAAGGCAGCTCAAAACCTTTACAATGCAGCTGCAAAGAGTTTGAAAAACGAAGACCATCAACAAGCTATCCAATGGGTAACAAAAGCTCTTCAAGGAGACGATGCAGTGATGGACAGAGTGAACTATATTGTGATGATTGGCGATTCTTATCGTGCGCTGAAAAACTACAGCAAGGCTCGTGAATACTATAACCAAGGCTTCGCAGAGTCGCTCAGAATGGAGAATATGGAAATGCCACAAGCAATGGTTCAAGGTGCTATTAAGCAGAAACTTGCTACTCTTGACTTACTCGAAAAATAA
- a CDS encoding pitrilysin family protein, whose product MNKQHTFHLANHWLLAGVLLFVSLLPQCLWAQSNVLRQGKLPNGLTYYIYNDGSIPGEAQYYLYQNVGAVLEENNETGLAHFLEHLAFNTTDHFSEGVMSFLRQNNLHDFEAYTGLDETKYAVHNVPTNDAKLNEKMLLVLKDWCHGIKILPKDVEKERGIVLEEWRHRAGLQRRLTDSIANVVYNHSRYATRNVIGSEARIKAFTAKELRAFYDKWYRPNLQFVAIIGDVNLDETEKQVKRIFGSLPSKVASTSSTDPRAIENNSNPLFYSFVDKENKEASLGVYQRKEMKGNMPEEDRLRFFLFTQMFNKLAPRRFAMIKNADKEAFIAAEVSLSALVRNQYQVAWDVVPYNNKAQEALQQIMNVRGALRDKGFGKSEFEAEKSAMYKGMKDVLEAKGLGTPDNIMNLFKQNFLYNTPIIDFRAQIQRNIESLVELEVEDINAWMHHLLNNDNLSFITYSKKANELSLTENNFVEALKTSNGQKAELFSDTQNITQLIDFPLTSGKIVSEKQLKELNAKEWKLSNGARVLYKYLPEAKGRVFFAASSEGGRSVVAPQHFANYTAMRGLLMQSGVYKYSRNDLAAWLQNKDFDLSLALEDYSNGIGGNTSATQLGDFLAYVHLILTKHNFSKSVFDKYVQRSKYLYNNKSTAGMEAIQDSIQMLLFPPSAANPVQNEAFFDQMQWSELPATFDKNFGNAALFTYCLVGDVPESTAKELVLKYIGSLKGDASVQKPKVQSLDFASDAKEIKHTFVTDLDGDMAEIEVSYLNNVKLTDKEQAALEVMRSILESRYFEELREKEHLTYTVGVKTSYTSQPATAENISIHLSTSRPEVDKVLAKMYSILNDIKQQRFSIDEFKAALVPLAVDEESEGDPQSALNPSLWLGLLNVYAETGEQLTPQESNAVEPVFNKLTPQDIAAVATKVFDNAKHREIVVKAIDPEKKQWEK is encoded by the coding sequence ATGAATAAACAACACACATTTCATTTGGCAAACCATTGGCTTTTAGCAGGTGTTTTGCTTTTTGTTAGTCTATTGCCCCAATGCCTTTGGGCGCAAAGCAACGTCCTTCGACAAGGTAAGTTGCCCAATGGTTTAACCTATTATATATATAACGACGGCAGTATTCCAGGCGAAGCACAATATTATCTTTATCAAAACGTGGGCGCAGTGCTCGAAGAAAACAACGAAACAGGATTGGCTCACTTCCTCGAACACTTAGCATTTAACACCACAGATCATTTTTCTGAAGGTGTGATGTCATTTCTTCGTCAAAACAATCTACACGACTTTGAGGCTTACACAGGCTTAGACGAAACTAAATATGCCGTTCATAACGTTCCCACCAACGATGCAAAGCTCAACGAAAAGATGCTGTTGGTGCTTAAAGATTGGTGTCATGGCATTAAAATATTGCCTAAAGACGTTGAAAAAGAACGTGGTATTGTGTTAGAAGAATGGCGACATCGTGCAGGACTTCAACGCCGATTAACCGATAGCATAGCTAATGTTGTTTACAATCATTCACGTTATGCAACCCGCAATGTAATCGGTTCAGAGGCTCGCATCAAAGCTTTCACAGCAAAAGAGTTGCGTGCGTTCTACGATAAATGGTATCGTCCCAATCTTCAGTTTGTAGCTATTATTGGTGATGTCAATTTAGATGAAACCGAAAAACAAGTGAAACGCATCTTTGGTTCACTTCCTTCTAAGGTTGCATCAACATCATCAACCGATCCAAGAGCTATCGAGAACAATAGCAATCCCTTATTTTATAGCTTTGTAGATAAAGAAAATAAAGAGGCTTCTTTGGGCGTTTACCAACGCAAAGAGATGAAAGGTAACATGCCAGAAGAAGACCGTTTGCGCTTCTTTCTCTTCACACAGATGTTCAATAAGCTTGCTCCTCGTCGCTTTGCAATGATTAAAAATGCCGATAAAGAGGCTTTTATCGCAGCAGAAGTGAGTCTTTCTGCTTTGGTAAGAAATCAATATCAAGTGGCTTGGGACGTAGTTCCTTATAACAACAAGGCGCAAGAAGCATTGCAACAGATCATGAATGTGCGTGGAGCTTTGCGTGATAAAGGATTTGGAAAGAGTGAATTCGAAGCTGAAAAGTCGGCAATGTATAAGGGAATGAAAGACGTTTTAGAGGCAAAAGGCTTGGGAACGCCCGATAATATCATGAATCTCTTTAAGCAAAACTTTTTATACAACACTCCAATAATTGATTTTAGAGCACAAATTCAGCGCAATATCGAGTCGTTAGTAGAGTTAGAAGTAGAAGATATCAATGCGTGGATGCACCATCTTTTGAATAATGATAACCTCTCGTTTATCACTTATTCAAAGAAAGCCAATGAACTTTCACTCACTGAAAACAACTTTGTCGAGGCTTTGAAGACAAGCAACGGACAAAAAGCAGAACTCTTTTCAGATACTCAAAACATCACTCAACTCATCGATTTCCCACTCACTTCGGGCAAAATAGTGTCTGAAAAGCAACTAAAAGAATTGAATGCAAAAGAATGGAAGCTAAGCAATGGCGCACGAGTGTTGTATAAGTATCTTCCAGAAGCAAAGGGACGTGTGTTCTTTGCAGCCTCTTCAGAAGGCGGTCGCTCTGTTGTTGCTCCACAACATTTTGCCAACTACACCGCAATGCGTGGTTTGTTGATGCAGTCGGGCGTGTATAAATATAGTAGAAACGACCTTGCTGCGTGGCTACAAAACAAAGACTTCGATCTTTCTTTGGCACTCGAAGACTATTCGAATGGCATCGGTGGCAACACATCGGCAACACAATTAGGCGACTTTTTGGCTTATGTGCACCTCATTTTAACCAAGCACAACTTCTCAAAGAGCGTCTTCGATAAGTATGTTCAACGCAGTAAGTACCTCTATAACAACAAAAGTACAGCAGGAATGGAAGCCATTCAAGATTCAATTCAAATGCTTCTTTTCCCACCAAGCGCAGCTAATCCAGTGCAAAACGAAGCTTTCTTCGATCAAATGCAATGGAGCGAGTTACCTGCAACATTCGATAAAAACTTCGGTAACGCAGCTCTCTTCACTTATTGTTTAGTGGGCGACGTGCCAGAAAGCACCGCAAAAGAACTTGTGTTGAAATATATTGGCTCGTTAAAGGGCGATGCAAGCGTTCAAAAACCAAAGGTTCAGTCACTCGATTTCGCTTCAGATGCAAAAGAAATAAAGCATACTTTCGTTACAGATCTCGATGGTGACATGGCAGAAATAGAGGTTTCTTATCTCAATAACGTAAAACTCACCGACAAAGAGCAAGCAGCTTTAGAGGTGATGCGTTCTATTTTAGAAAGCCGTTACTTTGAAGAATTGCGAGAGAAAGAACACCTTACCTACACTGTTGGTGTGAAAACCAGTTACACTTCGCAACCAGCTACGGCAGAAAACATCAGCATTCACCTTTCAACCTCACGTCCTGAAGTAGACAAGGTGTTAGCAAAAATGTACAGCATTCTTAACGATATCAAGCAACAACGCTTCTCAATAGATGAGTTTAAGGCAGCTCTTGTTCCACTTGCAGTAGACGAAGAGAGCGAAGGCGACCCACAATCGGCTCTTAATCCATCGCTTTGGTTAGGTTTATTAAACGTATATGCAGAAACAGGCGAGCAGCTAACACCACAAGAAAGCAATGCCGTTGAGCCAGTGTTTAATAAGCTAACCCCTCAAGACATTGCCGCAGTTGCAACTAAGGTGTTCGATAATGCCAAGCACAGAGAGATTGTTGTGAAGGCAATCGACCCAGAAAAGAAACAATGGGAAAAGTAA